In Bradyrhizobium sp. CCBAU 051011, the following are encoded in one genomic region:
- the dut gene encoding dUTP diphosphatase, with amino-acid sequence MSATVKVDIRQLPHGEGLALPAYQSADAAGLDLLAAVPADAPLILSPGKFAMVPTALTIALPSGYEAQVRPRSGLAAKHGITVLNSPGTVDADYRGEINVLLINHGGAPFPIKRGERIAQLVIAPVVQAELVPVASLSTTDRGSGGFGSTGR; translated from the coding sequence CCGCCAATTACCGCACGGCGAAGGCCTGGCCCTGCCGGCCTATCAGAGCGCCGATGCCGCGGGGCTCGACCTGCTCGCGGCGGTGCCGGCGGACGCGCCACTGATTCTTTCGCCCGGAAAATTCGCGATGGTACCGACGGCGCTGACGATCGCGCTGCCGTCAGGCTATGAGGCGCAGGTCCGGCCACGTTCCGGGCTTGCCGCCAAGCACGGCATCACGGTGCTGAATTCGCCGGGCACGGTGGATGCGGACTACCGCGGCGAGATCAACGTGCTTCTGATCAACCATGGCGGCGCACCGTTTCCGATCAAGCGCGGCGAACGGATCGCTCAGCTGGTGATCGCGCCGGTGGTGCAGGCGGAACTGGTTCCCGTTGCGTCGCTCTCGACAACCGATCGCGGCAGTGGCGGTTTCGGGTCGACCGGGCGTTGA